A DNA window from Brassica napus cultivar Da-Ae chromosome A4, Da-Ae, whole genome shotgun sequence contains the following coding sequences:
- the LOC106447220 gene encoding protein kinase PINOID-like produces MLLESDGEMSLETTNSPISSGTESCSSFSRLSFDAPPSTTAIIPEEESCLSLKPHRSSDFAYAEILRRRKHSLTFRDFRLMRRIGAGDIGTVYLCRLAGDQEESRSSYFAMKVVDNEALAMKKKMHRAEMEKKILKMLDHPFLPSLYAEFEASHFSCIVMEYCSGGDLHSLRHKQPQHRFSLSSARFYAAEVLVALEYLHMLGIIYRDLKPENILVRSDGHIMLSDFDLSLCSDSIAAVESSSSTPENYPHSSPRRLTRLAKLFNRVLRSKKVQTLEPNRLFVAEPVTARSGSFVGTHEYVAPEVASGGSHGNAVDWWAFGVFLYEIIYGRTPFAAPTNDVILRNIVKRPLSFPTDSPATMFELHARSLISGLLNKDPSKRLGSRRGAAEVKVHPFFKGLNFALIRTMTPPEVPSDVRRPKKSATFGGRSSKPAAFDFF; encoded by the exons ATGTTACTAGAATCAGACGGCGAGATGAGCTTAGAGACAACAAACTCGCCGATTAGCAGCGGAACAGAGAGTTGCAGCAGTTTCAGCCGGCTATCTTTCGACGCGCCGCCGTCAACCACCGCCATAATCCCCGAGGAAGAGAGCTGCCTCTCTCTTAAACCCCACAGATCCTCCGACTTCGCTTACGCGGAGATCCTACGACGGCGGAAACACAGCCTAACGTTCCGAGATTTTCGCCTTATGCGTCGTATCGGCGCCGGAGATATCGGAACCGTATACCTATGCCGTCTCGCCGGAGATCAAGAAGAGAGCCGGAGCTCGTACTTCGCGATGAAAGTTGTGGATAACGAAGCGCTtgcgatgaagaagaagatgcacaGAGCTGAGATGGAGAAAAAGATATTGAAGATGCTCGACCATCCGTTTTTGCCGTCTCTTTACGCAGAGTTCGAAGCTTCACACTTCTCTTGCATCGTCATGGAATATTGCTCCGGCGGAGATTTGCATTCTCTCCGTCACAAACAGCCTCAACACAGATTCTCCCTCTCCTCCGCcag ATTTTACGCGGCTGAAGTTCTAGTGGCGTTAGAATATCTACACATGTTGGGTATCATCTACAGAGATCTCAAGCCTGAAAATATCTTAGTTAGATCGGACGGTCACATCATGCTCTCTGACTTTGACCTCTCCTTATGCTCCGACTCAATCGCCGCCGTTGAATCCTCCTCATCCACGCCGGAGAATTATCCCCACTCTTCCCCGCGTCGACTCACTCGTCTCGCTAAGCTTTTCAACCGCGTCTTGCGGTCCAAAAAGGTCCAGACGCTAGAACCGAACCGTCTCTTTGTGGCTGAACCGGTTACCGCCCGGTCCGGTTCCTTTGTTGGTACGCATGAGTACGTTGCACCAGAAGTCGCCTCTGGTGGGTCCCATGGGAACGCCGTTGACTGGTGGGCCTTCGGAGTGTTCCTCTACGAGATCATCTACGGTCGGACTCCCTTCGCCGCGCCGACTAATGACGTCATCCTACGTAACATAGTGAAAAGACCATTGAGTTTTCCCACCGATTCGCCGGCGACGATGTTTGAGCTTCACGCTCGGAGTTTGATCTCCGGGTTGCTCAACAAGGATCCGAGTAAACGGCTCGGCTCACGGCGAGGTGCGGCGGAGGTGAAAGTGCACCCGTTTTTCAAAGGTCTAAATTTTGCGCTCATCCGTACAATGACTCCGCCTGAGGTTCCCTCCGACGTCAGGAGGCCGAAGAAGTCGGCGACGTTTGGTGGTAGAAGTAGCAAACCAGC
- the LOC106447215 gene encoding berberine bridge enzyme-like 15, with translation MAFAISTRNAVAILVTLVLVSARSSSSTLQQDFIHCLVDNTDMAFPIRASFFSPDQNATLFKEELESTAQNLRYLTQSNPKPVFIFEPLYETHVQAAVVCAKKLQLHMRLRSGGHDYEGLSFVAENVTPFVVVDLSKLRQIDVDLDSNSAWAHAGATVGEVYYRIQEKSQTHGFPAGLCSSLGIGGHLVGGAYGSMMRKFGLGADNVLDARIIDANGKILDRAAMGEDVFWAIRGAGGGSFGVILAWKIKLVPVPATVTVFTVTKTLEQDGTNVLYKWQQVADKLDEDLFIRVIIQPSGKTGNRTISTSYQGQFLGDSNRLMQVMQKSFPELGLTKKDCIEMSWIKSVMYIAGFPNSAPPEALLAGKSLFKNHFKAKSDFVEEPIPVEGLEGLWKKLLKEDSPLTIWNPYGGMMSRISESETPFPHRKGTLFKIQWLSTWSDGKASEARHIEWMRDMYSYMEQYVSKKPRRAYVNYRDLDLGVNEGESDAREWGVKYFKGNFERLVKIKGEFDPENFFRHEQSIPTKIG, from the exons ATGGCGTTTGCAATATCAACGCGAAACGCAGTCGCGATTCTTGTGACGCTAGTTTTAGTTTCCGCTAGATCATCTTCGTCCACACTACAACAAGATTTCATACATTGCCTCGTCGACAACACCGACATGGCGTTCCCTATAAGGGCGTCGTTTTTCTCACCCGACCAAAACGCTACATTGTTTAAAGAGGAGCTTGAATCAACCGCACAAAATCTCCGTTACTTGACGCAGTCAAACCCGAAGCCTGTGTTCATATTCGAGCCTTTGTACGAGACACACGTCCAAGCAGCCGTCGTGTGTGCCAAGAAGCTCCAGCTTCACATGCGCCTACGCAGCGGTGGCCACGACTACGAAGGGCTTTCTTTCGTCGCTGAGAACGTAACGCCTTTTGTGGTCGTTGATCTATCGAAGCTTCGACAGATCGACGTCGATTTGGACAGTAACAGCGCGTGGGCTCACGCGGGTGCCACTGTCGGAGAGGTTTACTACAG GATCCAAGAGAAAAGCCAAACCCATGGTTTTCCCGCGGGATTATGCTCCAGCCTTGGCATCGGTGGCCACTTAGTCGGGGGAGCGTACGGTTCCATGATGCGTAAGTTCGGTCTCGGAGCTGACAATGTCCTCGATGCAAGAATCATTGACGCCAACGGCAAAATTCTTGATCGTGCGGCGATGGGAGAGGACGTCTTTTGGGCGATTCGCGGCGCAGGCGGCGGAAGCTTCGGCGTGATACTTGCATGGAAGATCAAGCTCGTTCCCGTTCCGGCTACTGTAACGGTGTTCACAGTCACGAAGACGCTTGAGCAAGACGGGACAAACGTTTTATACAAGTGGCAGCAAGTCGCGGACAAGCTTGACGAAGATCTTTTCATTCGCGTTATTATTCAGCCATCCGGCAAAACCGGAAACCGAACCATCTCTACTTCGTACCAAGGACAGTTTCTCGGTGACTCAAACCGTCTAATGCAG GTGATGCAGAAGAGTTTCCCTGAGCTAGGACTAACCAAGAAGGACTGCATCGAAATGAGCTGGATCAAATCAGTAATGTACATCGCTGGATTCCCAAACAGCGCCCCACCAGAAGCTCTACTCGCCGGAAAATCACTCTTCAAGAACCACTTCAAGGCCAAATCAGACTTCGTGGAAGAGCCAATCCCCGTAGAAGGCTTAGAAGGACTATGGAAGAAGCTTTTAAAAGAGGACTCACCTTTAACGATATGGAACCCTTACGGTGGCATGATGTCGAGGATCTCTGAGTCAGAGACGCCATTCCCTCACAGGAAAGGGACGCTGTTCAAGATTCAGTGGCTATCGACTTGGTCAGATGGGAAGGCCAGTGAGGCGAGGCATATTGAGTGGATGAGGGACATGTATAGCTACATGGAGCAGTATGTGTCGAAGAAGCCGAGACGTGCGTATGTGAATTACAGGGATCTTGATTTGGGGGTGAACGAGGGAGAGAGTGATGCTAGAGAGTGGGGGGTTAAGTATTTTAAGGGGAATTTCGAGAGGTTGGTTAAGATTAAGGGTGAGTTTGATCCTGAGAATTTCTTCAGGCATGAACAGAGTATTCCGACAAAGATTGGTTGA
- the LOC106447219 gene encoding homeobox-leucine zipper protein ATHB-14-like has protein sequence MMVHTMHRESPDKGLDSGKYVRYTPEQVEALERVYTECPKPSSLRRQQLIRECPILSNIEPKQIKVWFQNRRCREKQRKEAARLQTVNRKLNAMNKLLMEENDRLQKQVSHLVYENGHMKHQIHTASGTTTDNSCESVVVASGQQHQQQNPNPQHLQRDANNPAGLLSIAKEALAEFLSKATGTAVDWVQMIGMKPGPDSIGIVAISRNCSGIAARACGLVSLEPMKVAEILKDRPSWLRDCRSVDTLSVIPAGNGGTIELIYTQMYAPTTLAAARDFWTLRYTTCLEDGSYVVCERSLSAATGGPTGPPSSNFVRAEMRPSGFLIRPCDGGGSILHIVDHVDLDALSVPEVMRPLYESSKILAQKMTVAALRHVRQIAQETSGEVQYGGGRQPAVLRTFSQKLSRGFNDAVNGFVDDGWSPLGSDGAEDITLMINLSPGKFGGNSFLPSFGSGVLCAKASMLLQNVPPAVLVRFLREHRSEWADYGVDAYAAASLRASPFAVPCARAGGLPSNQVILPLAQTVEHEEFLEVVRLEGHAYSPEDMGLARDMYLLQLCSGVDEDVVGGCAQLVFAPIDESFADDAPLLPSGFRVIPLEPKSTSNNASVNRTLDLASALEGSTRQGGEADPNGCHFRSVLTIAFQFTFDNHTRDNVASMARQYVRNIVGSIQRVALAIAPRPDSSISPISAPTSPEALTLVRWISRSYRVHTGVDLFGSDSQISGDTLLHQVWSHTDAILCCSMKTNASPVFTFANQTGLDMLETTLVSLQDITLDKTLDEPGRKALCSEFPKIMQQGYAHLPAGVCASSMGRLVSYEQATVWKVLEDDESNHCLAFMFVNWSFV, from the exons ATGATGGTCCACACGATGCACAGAGAGTCCCCGGACAAAGGGTTGGACTCCGGCAAGTATGTTAGGTACACGCCTGAGCAAGTGGAAGCTCTTGAGAGAGTTTATACTGAGTGTCCTAAGCCCAGCTCTCTCAGAAGACAGCAACTCATACGAGAATGTCCCATTCTCTCCAACATCGAGCCTAAACAGATCAAAGTTTGGTTTCAAAACCGCAG atgTCGAGAGAAGCAGAGGAAAGAAGCTGCTCGTCTCCAGACAGTGAACAGAAAGCTCAATGCAATGAATAAACTGCTGATGGAAGAGAATGATCGTCTGCAGAAGCAAGTTTCTCACTTGGTCTATGAGAATGGCCACATGAAACACCAAATACACACT GCTTCAGGGACGACCACAGACAACAGCTGTGAGTCTGTGGTCGTAGCAAGTGGTCAGCAACATCAACAGCAAAACCCAAATCCTCAGCATCTCCAACGAGATGCTAACAACCCAGCTGG TCTCCTTTCAATAGCAAAGGAGGCTCTAGCAGAGTTCCTTTCCAAGGCTACAGGAACTGCTGTTGACTGGGTTCAGATGATTGGGATGAAG CCTGGTCCGGATTCTATTGGCATCGTAGCTATTTCCCGCAACTGCAGTGGAATTGCCGCACGTGCCTGCGGCCTCGTGAGCTTAGAGCCCATGAAGGTTGCTGAAATCCTCAAAGATCGTCCATCTTGGCTCCGTGACTGTCGAAGCGTGGACACTCTTAGCGTGATCCCCGCTGGAAACGGTGGGACTATCGAGCTTATATACACTCAGATGTATGCTCCAACTACGTTAGCAGCAGCTCGTGACTTCTGGACGCTGAGATACACCACTTGTTTAGAAGATGGAAGCTATGTG GTTTGTGAGAGGTCGCTTAGTGCTGCAACTGGTGGGCCCACTGGGCCGCCTTCTTCAAACTTTGTGAGAGCTGAGATGCGACCAAGCGGGTTCCTCATCCGTCCTTGTGATGGTGGTGGTTCCATTCTCCACATTGTTGACCATGTTGATTTGGAT GCCTTGAGTGTCCCTGAAGTCATGAGGCCTCTCTATGAATCTTCAAAGATTCTTGCTCAGAAAATGACCGTTGCT GCGCTGAGACATGTAAGACAAATTGCACAAGAGACAAGTGGAGAAGTTCAGTACGGTGGAGGGCGGCAACCTGCTGTTTTAAGAACCTTCAGTCAAAAACTCTCTCG GGGGTTCAATGATGCTGTTAATGGGTTTGTGGATGATGGATGGTCACCACTGGGTAGTGATGGTGCAGAGGATATTACACTTATGATAAACTTGTCCCCTGGAAAGTTTGGTGGGAACTCTTTCCTCCCTAGCTTCGGTAGTGGTGTGCTTTGTGCCAAGGCATCTATGCTGTTACAG AACGTTCCACCCGCTGTGCTGGTTCGTTTCCTTAGAGAACACCGCTCTGAGTGGGCTGACTACGGCGTGGACGCTTATGCTGCTGCATCCCTCAGAGCGAGTCCTTTCGCTGTTCCTTGCGCTAGAGCTGGTGGCTTACCTAGTAACCAAGTCATTCTCCCTCTAGCTCAGACAGTTGAACATGAAGAG TTTCTTGAGGTGGTTAGACTCGAAGGTCACGCTTACTCACCTGAAGACATGGGCTTAGCTAGGGATATGTACTTACTACAGCTTTGTAGCGGTGTTGATGAAGATGTGGTTGGAGGTTGTGCACAGCTTGTCTTTGCTCCTATAGACGAATCATTTGCTGATGATGCACCTTTGCTTCCTTCTGGCTTCCGTGTCATACCTCTTGAACCAAAATCAACCTCG AACAATGCATCTGTGAACCGTACATTGGATCTAGCATCGGCGTTAGAAGGATCTACACGTCAAGGAGGTGAAGCAGACCCAAACGGTTGTCACTTTAGGTCGGTGCTAACTATAGCGTTCCAGTTCACGTTTGATAACCACACAAGAGACAATGTTGCTTCGATGGCACGTCAGTACGTGAGAAACATAGTTGGATCGATTCAGAGGGTTGCTCTAGCTATTGCTCCTCGTCCTGACTCTAGTATCAGTCCAATATCTGCTCCCACTTCCCCTGAAGCTCTCACTCTTGTCCGTTGGATCTCTAGGAGTTACAG AGTTCACACTGGTGTAGATCTCTTTGGATCTGATTCTCAAATCAGTGGTGACACATTGCTGCATCAAGTCTGGAGCCATACCGATGCAATCTTGTGCTGCTCCATGAAAACAAAT GCTTCACCGGTTTTCACATTTGCAAACCAAACCGGTTTAGACATGCTGGAAACTACTCTCGTGTCCCTTCAAGACATAACGTTAGACAAGACCTTAGACGAGCCTGGTCGTAAAGCTCTCTGCTCTGAGTTCCCTAAGATCATGCAACAG GGCTATGCTCATCTTCCTGCGGGTGTATGTGCGTCAAGCATGGGGAGATTGGTGTCTTACGAGCAGGCAACAGTGTGGAAAGTTCTTGAAGACGACGAATCAAATCATTGCTTAGCGTTTATGTTCGTTAATTGGTCCTTCGTTTGA
- the LOC106447216 gene encoding dihydroceramide fatty acyl 2-hydroxylase FAH1-like has translation MVAQGFTVDLNKPLVFQVGHLGEEYEEWVHQPIVSKEGPRFFKSDFWEFLTLTRWWVVPVIWLPVSLWCISMSVRMGLSLAEIVPLIALGIFIWTFIEYTLHRFLFHIKTKSYWGNTAHYLLHGCHHKHPMDHLRLVFPPTATLILCFPFWNIVKLFTTPSVTPVLFGGGMLGYVMYDVTHYYLHHAQPTKAVTKNLKKYHLNHHFRIQDKGFGITSSLWDIVFGTLPTTKAPKREQ, from the exons ATGGTTGCTCAGGGATTCACTGTGGATCTGAATAAGCCCCTTGTATTTCAG GTTGGTCATCTTGGTGAAGAGTACGAGGAATGGGTTCACCAACCCATTGTGTCAAAGGAAGGCCCTCGGTTTTTCAAGAGTGACTTTTGGGAG TTCTTGACCCTTACAAGATGGTGGGTGGTTCCTGTCATTTGGTTGCCAGTTTCTCTCTGGTGCATCTCCATGTCAGTAAGAATGGGCCTTTCTCTCGCAGAAATCGTCCCATTGATAGCCTTGGGAATATTCATCTGGACGTTTATTGAATACACTCTCCACCGGTTCCTTTTCCACATCAAGACGAAGAGTTACTG GGGAAACACGGCACACTATCTTCTTCACGGATGCCACCACAAGCACCCAATGGACCACCTTCGACTCGTCTTTCCTCCTACTGCAACATTGATTTTATGCTTTCCT TTCTGGAACATTGTGAAACTTTTCACAACTCCTTCAGTCACACCAGTGTTGTTTGGAGGCGGCATGCTCGGGTACGTGATGTACGATGTTACTCACTACTACCTTCACCATGCACAACCAACTAAAGCAGTGACCAAAAAcctcaag AAGTACCATTTGAACCATCACTTCAGGATCCAGGACAAGGGATTTGGTATAACATCGTCGCTATGGGACATAGTGTTTGGGACACTTCCAACCACAAAAGCCCCCAAAAGAGAGCAATAG
- the LOC106447218 gene encoding RNA polymerase I-specific transcription initiation factor RRN3-like, with translation MGASEVLTDPSSLYDVGNGEYSDTYTMLTVRNALASVQNGESERYEELVQSMQIIKGADHAVWADLVTILNALSGSVACIDIINHRKLLSSVFGMSLWDLKPHVMEALVGLLISLAATSGKYLDSCLNMLIGHFVPPRWVIDRLSQRRVIDQKTDVLSQVHGAILKISLLVPLAPSRLLPMLAQQMPKINKKDNVVVMYVENLFKLESSPIGQVGSSMLFMMVMERLRDLDLEIDWDDILQDDSSRGMFDMELEDTMNEGEENTSGGNVVFESLDKLMVISFDHLESCNLDGRLDQVFEKLFGAFENFILNTYKSKVSQFLMFYACSLDPENCGLKFASKLMDIFLSSNKPRPTRMSAVAYLASYLARGKFLPVSFVASVLKRLVDECADYCRTCNDDIRPEAHQIFYSGCQAIMYVLCFRMRSILNVPLFRSQLIPLESILMHRLNPLMVCLPSVVAEFLKQAKAGGMFVVSDAFIFDDLLESELSRAFGGPERLDTFFPFDSCLLKSSNSYISPNFIYWSMVRPTYEEDDDDEEDAEIIVNGDEESDEEEEEGDLDYSMNKMSITPKHSFKNKMERDGLLKMPSMIRPSISPQSF, from the exons ATGGGAGCATCAGAGGTTCTAACTGATCCATCAAGCCTATATGATGTGGGCAACGGTGAATATTCGGACACGTATACAATGCTTACCGTGAGAAACGCACTTGCATCTGTTCAGAAT GGCGAATCAGAACGTTATGAGGAGCTTGTTCAGTCTATGCAGATCATCAAAGGAGCTGATCATGCTGTGTGGGCAGATCTTGTG aCTATCTTGAACGCTTTATCAGGCTCTGTGGCTTGCATAGATATCATTAACCATCGGAAGCTTCTTTCTTCG GTTTTTGGAATGTCATTGTGGGATCTCAAACCTCATGTCATGGAGGCATTGGTGGGCTTACTCATATCACTG GCTGCTACTAGTGGAAAGTATCTGGACTCTTGTCTGAATATGCTCATAGGGCACTTCGTTCCACCGCGTTGGGTGATTGATAGACTTTCGCAGCGCCGTGTAATCGACCAGAAGACAGACGTTCTTTCCCAGGTTCATGGAGCCATTCTGAAGATCTCACTTTTGGTTCCTCTTGCTCCTTCGAGATTATTGCCCATGCTCGCTCAGCAGATgcccaaaataaacaaaaaggacAAT GTGGTAGTGATGTATGTGGAGAATTTATTCAAGTTGGAGAGTAGCCCAATCGGGCAAGTTGGTAGCAGCATGCTTTTTATGATGGTGATGGAGCGGTTGAGAGATTTGGAT CTGGAGATTGATTGGGATGATATTCTACAAGATGACTCTAGTAGAGGCATGTTTGATATGGAACTTGAAGACACTatgaatgaaggagaagag AATACGTCAGGTGGAAATGTTGTTTTTGAGTCTTTGGACAAGTTGATGGTCATATCTTTTGATCATCTTGAATCATGTAATCTTGATGGTCGTTTGGATCAG GTGTTTGAAAAGCTCTTTGGGGCATTTGAGAACTTCATTCTGAATACATACAAATCAAAAGTTTCGCAG TTTCTGATGTTCTATGCATGTTCACTGGATCCTGAAAATTGCGGTTTGAAATTTGCGAGTAAGCTGATGGACATTTTTCTCTCCAGCAACAAGCCTCGACCCACTAG GATGAGTGCAGTTGCTTATCTAGCTAGCTACTTGGCTCGTGGAAAGTTTTTGCCTGTCTCCTTTGTGGCGAGCGTGTTAAAAAG GTTGGTAGATGAGTGTGCGGATTACTGTAGAACTTGCAATGATGATATTAGGCCTGAAGCACATCAGATTTTCTACTCCGGATGTCAG GCGATCATGTATGTGCTTTGCTTCCGGATGAGATCCATCCTAAACGTTCCTCTCTTTCGCTCCCAGCTTATACCATTGGAGTCAATTTTAATGCACAGACTAAACCCATTGATG GTATGCCTTCCATCCGTAGTTGCAGAGTTCCTTAAGCAAGCTAAAGCAGGTGGCATGTTCGTAGTCTCAGACGCCTTCATTTTCGATGACCTACTTGAGTCTGAGCTCTCCCGTGCGTTTGGAGGGCCTGAGAGGCTTGATACATTCTTCCCCTTTGACTCTTGCTTGCTGAAAAGCTCTAACAG CTATATCTCCCCGAATTTCATCTACTGGTCAATGGTGAGACCGACttatgaagaagatgatgatgatgaggaggatGCTGAGATAATTGTGAACGGGGATGAGGAGAGtgatgaagaggaggaggagggtgaTCTTGATTACTCCATGAACAAGATGTCCATAACGCCTAAGCACTCTTTCAAGAACAAGATGGAAAGAGACGGACTTCTGAAAATGCCTTCCATGATCAGACCTTCCATTAGTCCTCAATCCTTTTGA